The window agaacaaacaaaacaaaagaacaacaacaaaacacaaccaaCAACAGGTAAACAGGTGATGCTGGAGTCCTATAAGAGATTGTGGAAGCAAGACCCAGAAGTTTTCATGTGTAAAACACATATATTCATTGCTTCAAGAAATCTAATAAAACCCTGCATTGAATGTTTCTAGCAAGATTTTTGTCCCCTATCTCATGCCTTGCGAGTGCTCATATACCATGGGTCACTCCTTACTTGCAAAGGCACTTCCCAGATATGGTGTCACAAGAAAAGGGCTGCTGCTGTTAGCAATGACTTCTGTTGGAAAttgctttcatctttcaaaCACCATATATATGTTGGTTAATTATAACTCTTCTGATAACTATTTAGATCTTTGCTTGCCTCTCTGCACGtctgcctttctgctgtttgctgtcaCATTCTTCCTCCAGAAGTGGCTGTGTACAACACCCTGCTGGATGCCTCAGCCCAGGCAGGCAAGTGTTTTGCCTGTGCTTAATAGCAGTTACATATTTACAAAGAAGTCATATGACCTTTATTGTAACACTGGGAAAATATACGTGTAGCAAAAGTGCTTCCCAGCGTAAACAGAGGAAGATTTCCCTTTCCTAAGTGACCTCCAAAGAGAAAAGTCAGAATGTGGACTTCAATACACACATGATCAAGAAAGCATTCAATAGACCAGgctttatcatagaatggcctgggttgaaaaggacctcaaagatcatcaagtttcaactcccctgctgagtgcagggtcgccaaccaccagaccaggctgcccaggtcaCTGAAAATCAGAGTGTAAGAAACCAGACAGTGCAGCCCACTGCAAAGCTATGAACTGCTGTGGATCGCGCTGTGTACAACTGAGAACCAACTTCCCCCCATCATTCAAATACTGTAATGGAGACCAAAAAGACCAGAGCAATAAAATAACACTTAGTAAATGAACTTCAGTCTATGTTtattaacattaattaaaagaagacagaaatggctgtcaaataaaaaaagcttcagTAGGGATTAGCACAGGGGTTCACTGTACATTAACCGCCCAGCCAGGAAAGCTGTGAGGAGATGCAACACCTCCGCAGTCCTAAGGTCAGCCCTTATCTGCTCCATCACTCCGGCTCCTTCGCAGCTGCTCAAAGTTGCCCTAGCGACACATTCTTTGTAACTATACTTTTGCTAAGAGCTCTTTGCAACAATGCTTTACAGAAGGAACCGGTCGGGCTAGGCTCGCTGCCGTGGGATTGCGGGGCCCTGAGAAAACGCTCAGGGACAGCGCAGGGGCGGCCCGAGGAGGGCTCCTCACGGCCCTTCCCGCCTCGCTCTGCCCTCCCCTCAGGGCAGCCGCCGCCTCACAACGCCCGCGGCCTGGAGCTCCCCAGCTGCCGCCCCGCTGCGGCCCGGAGGAGCGCTGAGAAGGACAGCGGGGGTGGGGCCGGGCCCGCTGACGGCCGCAGTGCGCCGAGCCGCCGTTCCCCGCTCAGCGCCAGGAGCTGCGCGGTCGCATAGCGCCGTGAGTGAGGGCGCGGGGCGGGGTTTGTTGGTGCGAGGCGGGCGGCGAGGACAAAGCGGCCGCCATTTTAGGTCTGCGGGTGGACAGCGGCGGCGAAAAGGGTGCGCGGGGCTGAGCGTCCCCCGACCCCCGGCTCTGTGAGGCGAAGCGCGTGACCGCGGCGCCCGAGCGGCCGCAACCCCCCAACCGCCGCGGGGGCCGCCAGGAGACCATCCCCCATgcctctcccccctcccctccatcTTCTCCCCCCTAGCGGCGAGCGGCGGGACGTGATTGGTCGGTTTTAATTTGTCGCGCTGCCATTGGCTGGCGGCCGGCGAAGGGGTGGGGGCGGGAGGCGCGTGACGTCAGCGCGCAGCGCAGCGCGGCCGGCGGCTATTTATAGGCGCGGAGCGGCGCTGCGCAGGAGCAAGCAGGCGGGTCGGGCCCGGGCAGGCCGGCGGTGTTATCGCGCCTCATCCCTGCGGGAATTGAGAAAAACAGGTCGGAAAGTCGCGATCTGCCTTCGCCGAAGCCTCTTTTCGGCGTTCGCTGAGCTTTTGTCTCCGTCTGCGCAGCGCTCGAGCGCCCCCGTcgagcttttgttttctgccgGGCTCTGTCGGGAAAGGCGCGGCCAAGATGGACCCCTGTCACACCGAGGAGACCGAGGGCGAGATCCCCGGCTTGGGTAAGACCGCGCGGCGGAGGGAGGCGGCTGGGAGCGGTGTCGCGTGAGGGGAAACTGGTGGGGGTGGGGCGGCGGGTGGGGGAGGGGTGATCCGGGGCCCTGGCGTCGTTGCGGCCCCCCCCCTCGCGTTGGTGCCTGCGGGCGGCGGGGCACGTACGGCGCTgagggcccggcccggccgcgtGCGCCGCTCCctcctttcctgcttcctcttcccccctccccctccggCTGTGCCGCGTGTGTCGTGGCGGCCGCTGACCTCCGGGTGGGGGGTACGGGTTGAGCCGGCCGGCCGAGTGGCTTTGGaacgggggggggggttgggggggctgggggggggtgggttggggggggggggggggggtcggggggcgggggggggggttgggggggaaGAGCGGAGAAAGAATAGTGCCGCAAGCGGGCCAATGCGGGTTTGTTGATCCGCTGGTGGTGGCtcccccccaccctcccccGCTCCTTGCCGGCCTCGTGGGatgggtggggggggggggaagagtGGGGAAAGGGGAATTCCGTTGATTGGGGTGGGGGGTTCGTAAACAAGGCACCCTTAAATAGTTTGTTCCAGGTGTAACTCTTCTGACTGCAGTAATGCCCGGCCTTAAGTAGTGTAAATCCCTTGAAAACAGCCATTTAATGAAGCAGAAGTTGAAAGGAAAGGCTCTGGACGCCATAACAGTCTCAAAATGGTGAACTATGCCAATTATTGCAAAACAACCCTCCCCCAGCGCCTGGTATCTATATTTACCGGTTGTCAGTTGCTGATAACCGCTTAACTCCTCTGTTTGCAGCCAGTTACCAGCCcgtgttattttaaaatctttattaaaGAGTAGAGAATGTACACAAAGTGAAATACATTATCAAGGCACTCcgtattttttctttaaaatatacagtaaaGTCTATCTAAAAAAACACAGTTCAGACAAGCAAAAAACTATATTTTTCCGAGGCTTTTAAGTTACGCTGATAATACATCTAGTTTAGCTAAAATGTCTAAGACCACATGATTGTTTGGTTTAACTCTTGAGTTCCAACCACTTCATGTTAATTTCAATTCTCGTCTTTAAGAAGTCAGGAAAGATTTGatctgtgaaaacaaagcatatatttaacaaattttaaaaggaaataacagcACACTCAAAGTTTCCCCTTTTCTGAAGGAACAAAGGAGTTGTTACTGTACGGTCTCCACTGCTGTTTTGCCTCTACCTATAATTCATGATCTGAAATGCCTTTTACTATAATTAGTACTAAGTAGACTTGAGTaacttaaattatttattagaAAGACAGGGAAGGTAGCTTTTAGAATACTTGGCAGTATActgtttcattaaataaaaatggatatGCCTTCACTAAGTAGCTCTTCCTTAGGAAAGGAGTTATCTGAGCATTGAGCCAAAGATCTGCTGCATTTTCTATAGTGGAAGATGCAACTTCAGAGCAAACATCACTATGTTATGTTGACTGAACATTACACACCCAAGCATGAGACTAGATTTAAACATTGTTCTTTAGTATTGGTGaccaaaacaagacaaaaatagTTCCtagaatttcttttcctgtggaCTGGGTACACAGCATTTAACTACAGCAGAGGGATTTCTTTGGAGCAATTATTCCCTGTTCTTTTCTGTCCACAGAACTAGCAAACACCATTTTGTCTTGTgaactgtttcttctgctggccgttgtatttctcttttcctactTAAGGTGTCATGTCACGCACTTAGAGCTACACACAGTGTTTCTTTACATTTGTCAGATGCATTGTGCTCTGCCCAGGAAGAGCCTCCATCACTAGAATTTGAAGGAGCATAAGTAGCTCTAATCTGACTAGGAGTTTTCTAAAGACATCATGGATGACACGAGTTGGACAGTACCATTGTGTAAGCTATTTAATGAATGGTATGGTAGTGCAGACTTGGCAGGGAGCAGTCTGACTAGTCCAGCTGCTGTGCACTGTTTTTCCTCCACAACTGTCCCTCtttaaaaattgcagtttttCCCTTGAACTGTTTCAAGTGAGGGATTAAATGGTTTTgtggaggaaaatgaaatgcctCTTCTGCATCCATGCGATGAAGGGAGCCAATTGCATAAGCCCCACATTACTACTACGTAATTCctatattctgatttttttaggtaatatattaaaatcaaaGTTCAATAACTTACAGTTATTACTGCAGGAGAGAACATTTATTACTTACCTCATCAATCAGGTACTCCTGTTTAAtcttatcatttttaaaatcttcattaacATCCAAAACTAGAATGGGGATCTCTTTAAGGTTCTCAAAATCAACTCTGTTAAGAGATGAACACTGTTTTACAAATTACTTTATATAAGTTTTACTTGTGTGATGTTCTAATTGCTTTCCAAGGCATCTCAGATTACCACGTACACTTGGGATGTTGGTGACTTTGGTATAAAGCCCTAGTTCAAGTCTGTCCTTAATCACTCATCAGCACTTCATCGCTGTAACTTATATTTCACAGGTCTGGCCCTTCAGTATCTCAGTTGTTGGTAGGGGGAGAAAAACATACTCCTTATGTTTTTCTACTTCATTCTTTTTGCTGTGGAGTCAACTATCAGGAATCCATTTTTTGTAAGAGGGAGTGTGTTCTTCTGAAGTACTGCTTGCCCTGTGTGTCCCCAACCACCTTTGTAGTTAGCTGCTAATCCATTTACCAAGATGAAGTTTCAAAGCTCCCTTTGGTGGGAGTGACCTCTGTAACAGGTTATAAGACTGGTGTTTAGAATGGCTAGGAGACAAGCAAGACAGTTTCAGCTACGTGCTGAGAGCAGTGGCTGTGCAACTAGATGTCACTTAGAAAATTAGTGACTTAAGAGAACTGTCTATGCttgaaaacaatttctgaaatgcattaaagGGCGGTGAACAGCATTCTaacttgtattaaaaatacaggaaatgtTTGCTCATGAGTTTGGAATGAGTACACAATGTAAATGTTACAATTCCACAACACTGCAATACATTCTTGTCTCCTGAACTCTTGGGTCATCCTACATGAATTTTAGACTTAGTAAAAGCAGATGTGACTGTTCAGTCTAATATACTTTTCCTGGAATTGTTTTGAATCAGTTAGTACACCATCTGGAAgtagttttgtttatttcagctggaaaggCATGCTTGCCTACCAAGAATATCCTGAACACTTTTTTAtgattgttttgttgttgtaatGACTTAATATACTGATGTCATTTAATACTGCTGCAGTCAGTAATAAATGTTTAGCCTCCTGCTTTGCATTCAGTAGAGTATTTCAGGTTCTTGTGGGGAAAACCTGAAGTTAGGAATTGCTAGATGTGAATGCTGTGTGAGGAAAGCTAATAGATATGACTCAGTAAGAGTCTAGGGGGGAAAAAGGCATGTTTCCTTTGTATAAGAGGCTGCCAGAAGCCTTTCTGATAATTGCTTATTTTGAAGCTAGGATTAGTATTTAAACCTTGCTGATACATACTCATCCTAGTTTAAAGGTAAATCAGGACCTTACCTTCCCTTACACTGGAAGTTGCTTAGTAAGGAATTGGCTGTGTGAGTCCAATTTCAATTGCCATATTCCTGTGTACTTCCAAACTTAAGTAATTGCTGGAGAAAAATCGCAACTGCATAGCTATTCAGTTGAAGCTAGTGCTTCAGCAAGTCATTCTAACTATGCCTGAGTGAAACTAGAGTTAGATCTTAGTTTTATCCCTAATCAACTTTATCATAAGGTAGACAAAAGCCTTGCCTATAAGTTGCACTGAGAGTAAGCCAGTAGTTGGCTGGTTCTTCATGGCAACAGGTTATTTAAGCAATTTTGCTCACAGTAGTGGTCTAGGGGAAACAGGTTCGTACCTCATAGATCTTTCATAAAGCCAGGTCTCGTGTTTATAGTGGAGGTTTTCCAAATACTCAAGGTcaattccttcctcctcttttcttcccctcttctgtAGTCTTTccatgcatttctgaaaaagtgcAAACCTGgatattaataatttattaaagGCTAAATCAACTAAAGAGTAGTCATTAAATCAGAACCATTAACGTGTAACAGATGAAAAACTATGAAGGTTTCAAAAGCATTAGACATCAGTGAACATTAATTTGAATGCTTGGTTGAGTCAAGAGTCAACAGTTCTTACTAAAAGATCATTTCCTTCCTCTACACTCTGGTGTTGAAGCACAACTTCAAAGTAAGCTTTGGATGCTTAGTGACTAGGAGATATTAGCAACAACAGCATCTGCAGGCATCAGAATAGCagctcagaaaggaaaatattgagTTTGGCCTCTAAATCAAATCTGAATTTACTACAAGCTTCCCATgacttttggagaagaaaatgctggTTCAGTGTGTTATTGTTTAAAGTCACTACAGTATGTCATGAATACTTAGGTATACCTGAGGTGTGGTTCTTAGGTAGATAATGCCATCCAGTTCTATTTCAGATTGAAACTGATGTAAAAGCCATGCATGCCAGTCCTGATAGATAGCCCACTCTGTTTCATTGATGTTTCCAGATTCAAACAGGTTAGAAGCAAACACATACCTGCAATGAAAGACATTACTGTCATGACAAGAGTCATGTAAGTGAACTTCCTAAATAATTTGCATCAGAATCGGCGCTGAGAGCAGTAATGACATAGTCCTACATCTGTAATGCTCTCTACGTCATACAACTCACGCCTATGGGTTAAAACTGCTTCTTGCAGATGCTAGTTTAAGCGTTGGAGCTGTTACTCTGAACTCTTGTTGCACTGAATCATTCATTACCTGTCACTGTACACAGATCTCTCAAAAAATTGCACTGGATGTTCTGCTTCATGCAACTTGGCTGAGATAGGTTTCAGTTGTGCCCTTACTCGGCTCAAGCAGGCATAAGTCTGAAAAGTGTAAGCCCATCTTGTAGGTTTATCATACAGCATTTGAAGTAGGTTTCCTCCACTCTTCTGAGATGTTGAAAGTTCCtaggggagaagagagaagactTAATTGTTTCATAGGGTTTTATTCCTTCCTTAATCTGGAGTTGTAGTATGTCTCTTAAGAAAAGCACAGTGGGGATGACTGAATGGTCCTGGGAGGAAACAGCATCTCTAGACTGAAAGTATAGGTGAATTTGGGCATGATTTCCTTGGCCAATCAGTCTTCCTCCTGTGCCCATCTTTCCTCTGGCCCCAGGTGCAGTGCACCCACCTCGCAGTCATCCTCGCTGGTCTGGATGTTGCACCACTTGGCAATGGGCTCGGGGATCACTTCCCACTCATCGCTGTGCTTCTCGAGCAGTCTGACAAGCGTAGActttccagctgctgcaaaAGATTCGTAAAATTCAGTGTGAGTGCGGACTGGACTGTTGTGGTGGATAGGATAGTGGCAGCAGCGGGGTCTCTTAAGAGACTGCAGGCTGCGTTTGTGCGGTGCTGGAGATGCAGAGCTGCGTGGCTGTGTGTGGGCCCTGGCTCTGCACCTCAGGAGGTGCTCGGAGCAGGGGCCAGGCGCATGTTGAGGGCCTCCTGCACCGTGCGTGAGTACGTTCTGAGAAAACAGCGCTTATCTGCAGCACCACGGCTGGGTCCGGGCGATAAGGAGGCGGCGGGGCCCTCGTGGGGCCGCCCGCGCCGCCATTTTAGGAGCAGGCAGTGCCGCATTGTTGGCGGGCTGGCGGGGGAGAACGGGGCTGCTGCGCCTGCGCGGCGCTGGGGCCGGAGAGGGTGTGAGAGAAGGCCGCCGCGCATGCGCGACGCGGACATCCAGCTGGCGGCGGCCGGGCGTCGTTCTGCAGCGCCGCTTGCGGGCGGGTGCGGGGCCGCTCGGGCGGGAACTCCTGAGTGGGGTAACAGGCGGAGCTCGCGGCCGCTTCCAGATGGATGCGGCCGCGCCAGGAGGAACTGGCGTGTGTCCTAATGCCCAGCGGTCGCCTGGGCGGCACGACTGAGGTACACAGCAGGGATAGGATGTATCCGTCCCAGACGGGCGGCGACTGTGGATGGTGGAATCCCATGCCTCCACCCCAGGCGATGCCACCGTTTCTCAACAGTACAGCGAGGGCAGCGGGGCTCATCCGCCGGGGCCAGTGCTTCACAGCACGGCTCCTTCAGCGCGGTCTGTCCCTTTGTCCCCCCCGTGGCTGTTCCATGCCGTAGCGATGGGGAAAAGGCGCTCCCACCCAGACGTCCCCTCAGCAGCCCCTGCCCGCCCCGCTCACCGATATTGCCCTCGATGGAGATCTTCCTGAGGCGCTTCTGGAAGCTGGAGTCCAGGCCGGCAGCGGGGCCGCTGCAGCGCCTCTTAGCTGGGGTGGACATGGCGGGAGTGCGGAGCTGCGGTGCCGCCCGCTTTAAGGCTCCCGCCGAGCGCTGGGCGGGCACTTCCCGCCCCTCCCCGCGCAGCCGTGGCCGCTCCTCTgtgccccccccctcccttttcttttcccgCTCTGATTTGCGTCAGCCTCAGTGAGTTCCCCGTGGTGGTGGTTACATACCAGGTGTTCactcccctcccccaccccctcccctccactGGTGCCGGCATGCCTGGGGCTTCTCCGCGCGGTTACCCCGGGTTGGGCTCTGTGGGCGCTCAGCTGGAACGTGGCACGGCTGTTGTGCCCTCTGAAGGGGGTGTGGGTGCTCAGACAGCGTGCTGCTGTAGTTAATGCTGGTAACTGTTGTAGTTGCAGGGTGAAACGTAGCTAGGGCCGGTGTGTTTGGAGGAGATGGGAGGgattaatattttcctttatattatGATAATTGTGACCCATGTCTCTTCTTTCCCCATCTCCTACAAACACACCAGGCTTCAGTGACCGAAGCGAGCAGATTGTTTCACGTGGTGTAGCGTCAGCATTTGAAGCTGGTAAGTGCCAGTTCCCGCACACCTCCGCTCAGTCAGAGCTCTCCACACGCCGTGTCGGTGCGGGCCGGATGGCGGCGGTGTGGCCCGGCGGGAGGCCGGGGCGGGCGGGGAAGGGGCATGCGCAGTGTGGAGAGGGGCGCTCAGAGGCGCATGCGCGCAGGCCCGGCCCGCGCTCTGCGCGGGAGTGAGCGCCTTGGCTTTGTTCAGCGCATTAGGCAGGCGACGCATGCGCACAAACCGTCGGGGAGTGGGGGAGGGAGGCGGGAGGGGGAGCGTAGATTAGCGAGGACGCATGCGCAACTTGGCGGGAGCGGCGCGGGGATCGTCTGCGTAGGGGGTTGTGTCCCGGGGCGGCCGAGCGTGGTGGCGCTACAGAGCATGCGCAGGCGGGGCCTGCAGGGAGGGAGAGCGGCTCCCCGGTTGGCGGCGCGGGGGCGCACGCGCGCCGCCCCAGCCACGCCGAGGTCGCAGTGAGCGGCGCAGCCCGCTCCCGGTGGCCGCACGCCGCGCTCCCGCCGAGCTCCGGGCCCCGAGCCGGAAACGAGTGCGGTGAGCGTCGGCGGGGGCTGCCGGTCGTCGGGCCCGCCTGGGCGGTGCGTGGGGTCGGGGTTCTTTGTGCGGCGGAAGGCCCAGCCCAGCGGAAGCGGGAGTACCCGCCGCCATTTCCTAGCGCGCTCTCGCCACAGGCTCGCCCGCTTGCTGCCGCCTGACTGGGACTAGGCGCTCTCCGGACAGCGGATCAGGCTCGGAGCCCTAGAACCACCGCGGAGCCCCACCATGTGTGCGTGCGGGGATGGGGGCTGGGCGCGGGCAGGGGGGCGGCTGCGCCGGGCGGGAGCGGCTCTGTGTGTGTGAGGCGGGCAGTGGTCCGAGGTAGAGGAGGCTCGGGtgggcgggccgggccgggccgggggtCTGCCGGGCGCTCTGAGGGGTGCGGGTGGCGGCCACGCTTTGCGGCGGCTCAAAGGAACTGCTTTGGTCTTCTGCAGCCACCACCGAGACCGAGGCGGAGCCAAATCTGACCTCCAATGTGATGCTGAACACAGAGAGCAGCGAGGGATACGTGGTGAAAGTGAGGGGGCTGCCCTGGTCCTGCTCCACTGAGGAGGTGCAgagatttttctctggtaagcaGAACTGAGGGAATTGAGGTTTGGGGGAGGGATTCTTCAGGGTTTCTCCAGGAGCACTGCAGCAAGTGGTTGAAGGAAGTTCAGGGTACTTCAGTAGTCAGCAAAGTTTGTAAAGCAAGTGACCCAGCGAGGGCGCAGTGTGCAAAGCCATACTTCACAAGCAGGGACTGGACAAATGTAGCTAAGGTTGTTGCTGGAAGAAATGAAACTCTTCTTGAGCAGCCAGGGTGGAGAATCTTGcatttgaatgaaaattatttcaagtttAATTACAGTAGTTCTTGATACTGTTGTACCTGGCTAACTGTTTCAGGAATTTGATGCATTAGATCTGGTTCTGACTTAGTTCATTATGCTCCACTTGATTGTTAGTACTTATCTCAGTTTATGCTGACAAGAAAGTCTGTCGGCTGTGGTCAAAGGCATATTTAGCTTGCCTTGAGgcagcaaaactttttttaaaaaaaggctaGTTTGCATTTATCCATAATGTCTTGTTAATCTTTAGTCTTGATCAGAAGAAGTTGATTTTAGCGAGGCCCTCAATTAAAAAAAGGCcaatttcagtaagaaaattaCTATCGTTGTCACATAtaattttggttattttttttccttttcggATATCTGAAGCTTTTAAAGCTACCGCCTTCCTCTAACAACTAAATTAATGGagcttcttgtttctgtttttttcagactgcaaaATTCTGAATGGACCTCTGGGTATCCGTTTCATCTACACAAGGGAGGGCAGACCAAGTGGAGAAGCATTTGCTGAACTTGAATCAGAAGAGGATGTGAAATTGGCACtgaaaaaagacagagaaacaatGGGACACAGATACGTTGAAGGTTTGACTTGGTCTAGTAACTGACTAGATGTATTTGTATTTGGTGGGTTTTGGTAACTGTTGTTCTGTCTCTAAAATGCATGTGAAAGGACAAATGGACTTCTGTTGTATCATAAGTTGACTAGTTTCGAGGCAGATGGCTTTAAAAAGAGCTGAGCATTCCTCATTGCATTAATTCTAAGTGCCTTTTACAGTTTTCAAGTCAAACAACGTTGAAATGGATTGGGTTCTGAAGCATACTGGTCCCAACAGCCCTGATACAGCTAATGATGGTTTTGTACGTCTTAGAGGACTCCCATTTGGCTGTAGTAAAGAAGAAATTGTACAGTTTTTTTCAGGTATGTGGGGTAAGAGTACTAGCTCTAGCAGTAATGGTTAATgctaataggaaaaaagaaaacgactaacaaaaacagcaaccaaaaaaacaacaatccccaaaacaaaaaacacactcCTGGCTGCCCAGTAATACTTCCAGCAGTATGCtgatctgcattaaaaacaaataagcagtTGTCAGTCAATTATCTGGATTCAAGAGATAATTTCTTAGGTATTTATTTCACTAAATAACTAAGGAATCTTCCAAAAGCCATCCTGCCTTACAGTTGGTGTGGTGCACACCGTTCTGAGGAAGGATAGTAGAGAACAAGTTCTGCTTTCTAAATTACGAACAAACAATTCGAGTGGGTGGATATTTCCTCTCAACTCTTAGTTCTTACCTACTTCTGTGAAGGATATAGGAAGGCAATGCACTGTGTCAgtgatttcttaaaaatatggATTTCCTACTGAATAACACcccaggttaaaaaaaaaaaatccaacagcaAAAGCATCCTGCTGAACCTTGCTAAAGTACAGGTTTTCCCCTGTTCCCATCCCACTTCCCCTTGGTGTTGAGTAGTGTAGTCATTTTGGATGGGGAGATAATGTCTTGTGTTGACTCTAATTCGCACTTTCTTGCAGCTGTGTGtatatattcttattttcttagtGATGGGAATGCCGTTGTAAATGCTAAGAATGAGATCTGTTCACCTCTTTATGATTGAACGTGTCGGAATTTTTGGAGCAGTATCTGTCTACTATCTAAGTGTAAATGTTCAAATTGGCTAGTCTGTGCTATAAGCAGCCTTTAGATGATTCAGcctaatgttttttcttttaaagtattgGAAATACTTCCAGTCCTGTGAGGTCAGAAGGCTTTTTGTGTGTTCTGAATTAGtaatgcattttgcaaatgaGAGCAGTTCCAAAGCGTGTACATTTTAACTTTGCTATGGTTAAATGATTTAAGCTTTAAAGATTGTTAAACGTGTCTAATATATAAAATGTGCCTCTTCTGTTCATTAGCTAATACTTCTGAAATtcatgatttttcttaattaagcACTTCTATAGATAAAACTTAATACTGAAACTTAACATTTGCGTGATTATTTTACTTGACTGACTTCTAGTAAAAATACCTGTTATATGTGAAGTTGTTTAACTTGATGTGTTTGAATCTGTTACATTGAAAAGTTCATCTTAAATCAGATACTTTCACAGAATTGAAAAGATTTGTAAAATGTGACCTTCTTAATGCACCCTGCATTAGATGCCTTTTCTGAGGAGTTACGTTTGACCCTCAGAACatgtctgtgctctgcagggtggATTAAGAACATGAGCTGAATGGTATGTGAtgagaaatttcttctgtttacatGCTTTTTCCTCTAGTGTTCTAGAATCAACATACCATTCATTTACAAGTACTAAACTTCTGGTGTATTTAAAGCTATAAGAAAACTCATGACTGGGCTTGTGATGTTAATATTGCCCCCTACTGGGGTTATTTGTCCTTGGGTTGAAGGGTTGGAAATCGTGCCAAATGGGATAACATTGCCGGTGGACTTCCAGGGGAGGAGTACGGGGGAGGCCTTCGTGCAGTTTGCTT of the Numida meleagris isolate 19003 breed g44 Domestic line chromosome 12, NumMel1.0, whole genome shotgun sequence genome contains:
- the LOC110405511 gene encoding deoxycytidine kinase-like translates to MSTPAKRRCSGPAAGLDSSFQKRLRKISIEGNIAAGKSTLVRLLEKHSDEWEVIPEPIAKWCNIQTSEDDCEELSTSQKSGGNLLQMLYDKPTRWAYTFQTYACLSRVRAQLKPISAKLHEAEHPVQFFERSVYSDRYVFASNLFESGNINETEWAIYQDWHAWLLHQFQSEIELDGIIYLRTTPQKCMERLQKRGRKEEEGIDLEYLENLHYKHETWLYERSMRVDFENLKEIPILVLDVNEDFKNDKIKQEYLIDEIKSFLTS